TTGAATCATTCCCGTCGGAGGAACTTTACAGATATTCTCGCTATCTCAAGGAGCAGGGCTACGGAACGCCCTCAATCACCTGTGATGACTATGCCAGTCTGATTGAATATATGCGTCACGACAAGAAAAACGACACTTGCGACAGCATAAATTTTACGCTCCTGTCATCGCCCGGTCAGGTTTTGATTGACCGCACAGCGTCAGAAGCGCAAATTCTCGCGGCTTTCGACATATTCCGTGATCTTATGGAATAACCGCGACAGACGGGGAGTTTTTTATCTTAAAGT
This genomic stretch from Duncaniella dubosii harbors:
- a CDS encoding 3-dehydroquinate synthase, which codes for MAYGILVEMILSHSLESFPSEELYRYSRYLKEQGYGTPSITCDDYASLIEYMRHDKKNDTCDSINFTLLSSPGQVLIDRTASEAQILAAFDIFRDLME